A genomic stretch from Candidatus Thiothrix anitrata includes:
- a CDS encoding Nif3-like dinuclear metal center hexameric protein, with protein sequence MNLYDLETHINTLLNVGKFRDYAPNGLQVEGRAEVKRIVTGVTASQALLDAAVECNADAVLVHHGYFWKGESQVIRGMKKHRIATLLQHDISLLGYHLPLDAHPTLGNNAQLAARLGIHTEGVMDERELQGVGNVGSLAEPLSLDAFGQHVATVLGREPLLIAGGEHPIQRIAWCSGGAQGYIQQAFELGADAYLSGEISEHTVHFARENGIHYIAAGHHATERYGIQALGNHLAERFGLEHYFLDINNPV encoded by the coding sequence ATGAACCTTTACGATCTCGAAACCCACATTAATACCTTGCTGAATGTCGGCAAGTTCCGCGATTACGCGCCGAATGGTTTGCAAGTCGAGGGCAGGGCGGAAGTTAAGCGCATTGTTACGGGTGTCACCGCTTCGCAAGCCTTGCTGGATGCGGCAGTGGAATGCAATGCCGATGCGGTGTTGGTGCATCACGGTTATTTCTGGAAGGGTGAGTCTCAGGTGATTCGCGGCATGAAAAAACACCGGATTGCGACCTTGCTCCAGCATGACATCAGCTTGTTGGGTTATCACTTGCCGTTGGATGCGCACCCAACCTTGGGCAATAACGCGCAACTGGCGGCACGCTTGGGGATTCATACCGAAGGCGTGATGGATGAACGTGAGCTGCAAGGCGTGGGCAATGTCGGTTCGTTGGCTGAACCCTTGAGTTTGGATGCGTTTGGGCAACATGTTGCGACAGTGTTAGGACGTGAACCCTTATTGATTGCAGGCGGTGAGCATCCCATCCAGCGCATTGCATGGTGTAGCGGCGGGGCGCAAGGTTACATCCAGCAAGCGTTTGAGTTGGGCGCGGATGCGTACCTGAGCGGTGAAATTTCTGAACACACGGTGCATTTTGCCCGTGAAAATGGCATTCATTACATTGCGGCGGGGCATCATGCCACCGAGCGTTACGGCATTCAGGCACTGGGAAACCACTTGGCAGAACGGTTTGGGTTGGAACATTATTTTCTGGACATCAATAACCCGGTATAA
- the hisC gene encoding histidinol-phosphate transaminase, with amino-acid sequence MSQYWSKLVHNLDPYVPGEQPKDQRYIKLNTNECPYPPSPNALAAIHAAADERLRLYPDPNADELKDAIADYYNVQRANIFVGNGSDEVLAHVFQGLLKHDAPLLYPDISYSFYPVYANLYQINAQQIPLREDFRVCLGDYAVDNGGIIFPNPNAPTSMALGLDAIEALLQTHAESVVVVDEAYVDFGAQTAIPLIDKYPNLLVVQTFSKSRSLAGLRVGFAVGHPDLINALERVKNSFNSYPLGRMAIAGAAAAMRDKTYFEDTCQKIIATREMTVQSLTEMGFSVLPSAANFVFARPPVGNAESLYLALKQRGVLVRYFNKPRINEYLRITIGTDEEMATFLSILAEL; translated from the coding sequence ATGAGCCAATACTGGAGCAAACTGGTACACAATCTCGACCCGTATGTACCGGGTGAACAGCCGAAAGACCAGCGTTACATCAAGCTGAATACCAACGAGTGCCCGTACCCGCCCTCACCGAATGCACTCGCGGCAATCCACGCTGCGGCGGATGAGCGGTTGCGGTTGTACCCCGACCCGAATGCGGACGAGCTGAAGGATGCGATTGCCGACTATTACAACGTGCAACGCGCCAATATTTTCGTCGGGAATGGTTCGGATGAGGTGTTAGCACACGTTTTCCAAGGCTTGCTCAAGCACGACGCGCCGTTGCTATACCCGGACATTAGCTACAGTTTTTACCCCGTTTACGCCAATCTTTACCAGATTAATGCGCAACAAATCCCGTTGCGTGAGGATTTTCGGGTGTGTCTGGGCGATTACGCGGTGGATAACGGTGGAATTATTTTCCCCAATCCGAATGCGCCAACCAGCATGGCATTGGGGTTGGATGCTATTGAAGCCTTGCTGCAAACTCACGCGGAATCCGTGGTGGTTGTGGATGAAGCCTATGTTGATTTTGGGGCGCAAACCGCGATTCCGCTGATCGACAAGTACCCGAATTTATTGGTGGTACAAACGTTCTCCAAATCGCGTTCGCTCGCGGGTTTGCGGGTTGGGTTTGCGGTGGGGCATCCTGATTTGATCAATGCGCTGGAGCGGGTGAAAAATTCCTTCAACTCGTACCCCTTGGGGCGCATGGCGATTGCGGGCGCGGCGGCGGCGATGCGTGATAAGACGTATTTCGAGGATACTTGCCAGAAAATTATCGCTACCCGTGAGATGACGGTGCAAAGCCTGACCGAGATGGGTTTCAGCGTATTACCGTCAGCGGCGAATTTCGTGTTTGCGCGTCCACCGGTGGGTAATGCGGAAAGCTTGTATCTGGCACTGAAGCAGCGCGGTGTGTTGGTGCGTTACTTCAATAAGCCGCGCATTAACGAATACTTGCGGATTACCATCGGTACGGATGAGGAAATGGCAACTTTCCTGAGTATATTGGCTGAGCTATGA
- a CDS encoding GNAT family N-acetyltransferase, producing MAFLQTLERLDKSRHDTKALDCGKPSMNQFLSRFAAKHADLGLSSTWVLLEDVQAQKLPVAAYYTLAAATLHKASLPTTQSLPTYPIPVVLLERLAIDRKHQGQGLGEKILISALRHSVKLAEQGLPAFGLLLDVLDTEALAFYQRFDFFEPLTDDPMRLFVGMERLRQV from the coding sequence GTGGCATTTTTACAAACGCTGGAGCGGTTGGATAAGAGCAGGCACGATACCAAAGCATTGGATTGTGGCAAGCCCTCAATGAATCAGTTTCTGAGCCGTTTTGCCGCCAAACATGCCGATCTTGGGTTAAGCAGTACTTGGGTATTGCTAGAAGATGTGCAGGCACAAAAGTTGCCGGTGGCGGCTTACTATACCTTGGCAGCAGCGACGTTGCATAAAGCCAGTTTGCCGACTACGCAGTCGTTACCCACTTACCCCATTCCGGTGGTGTTATTGGAGCGGTTAGCGATTGATCGTAAGCACCAAGGTCAAGGTTTGGGTGAGAAAATCCTCATCAGTGCCTTGCGCCATAGCGTCAAGCTGGCGGAACAAGGTTTACCCGCTTTTGGGCTGCTACTGGATGTGCTGGATACGGAAGCGTTGGCTTTTTATCAGCGGTTTGATTTTTTCGAGCCATTAACCGACGATCCGATGCGTTTGTTTGTGGGGATGGAGCGGTTGCGCCAAGTGTGA
- a CDS encoding type II toxin-antitoxin system TacA family antitoxin, with product MTAVATRIDMRVNEQVKQLAERAASALGCTVTEYLVRLIQQDAPKVLRGETEVMLSNAQFERFTLLCKQTNPPSRRILDAAKRLDTEGF from the coding sequence ATGACAGCAGTAGCAACTCGCATCGACATGCGCGTGAATGAGCAAGTCAAACAATTAGCCGAGCGTGCCGCCAGCGCACTGGGTTGCACCGTAACCGAATATCTTGTGCGTTTGATTCAGCAGGATGCTCCCAAAGTATTGCGTGGCGAAACCGAAGTCATGCTAAGTAATGCGCAATTTGAGCGTTTCACGTTGTTGTGTAAGCAAACCAACCCACCTAGCCGTCGCATTTTGGATGCTGCTAAACGCCTTGATACCGAAGGTTTTTAA
- a CDS encoding glutamate-5-semialdehyde dehydrogenase: MDIFAYMQGIGQQAKQASKILANTDTSVKNQALLSIAETLLARADWLKSENAKDLAAGRAKGLDAAMLDRLTLSDKTIAGMAEGVRQVATLPDPIGTITDMNYRPSGIQVGKMRVPLGVVGIIYESRPNVTVDAAALCLKSGNATILRGGSEAIHSNQAIAACVRDGLLAAGLPSASVQVVETVDRAAVGELLRMAQYVDVIVPRGGKGLIERVSAESRIPVIKHLDGICHVYIDDQADAAKAIAVAVNAKTHRYGVCNAMETLLVAEAIAADILPALAAEYALKGVELRGCERTCALLPQAIPATAEDWSTEYLAPILAIRVVPDMAAAITHINDYGSHHTDAIITENYTRARAFLRQVDSSSVMVNASTRFADGFEYGFGAEIGISTDKIHARGPVGLEGLTSQKFVVLGDGHIRQ; this comes from the coding sequence TTGGACATTTTCGCTTACATGCAAGGTATTGGTCAGCAAGCAAAACAGGCTTCAAAAATCCTTGCCAATACCGATACATCCGTAAAAAACCAAGCATTGTTAAGTATCGCCGAGACGTTATTAGCGCGTGCTGATTGGTTGAAAAGTGAAAATGCCAAGGATTTAGCTGCCGGACGCGCCAAGGGTTTGGATGCTGCAATGCTGGATCGCTTGACCTTAAGCGATAAAACCATCGCGGGGATGGCAGAGGGCGTGCGCCAAGTGGCAACGCTGCCTGATCCGATTGGGACGATTACCGACATGAATTACCGCCCATCAGGTATTCAGGTCGGGAAAATGCGTGTGCCGTTAGGTGTGGTCGGGATTATTTACGAGTCGCGTCCCAATGTGACCGTGGATGCCGCCGCACTGTGTTTGAAATCGGGTAATGCGACGATTTTGCGTGGTGGTTCCGAAGCGATTCATTCCAATCAGGCGATTGCGGCGTGTGTGCGTGACGGGTTGCTGGCTGCGGGTTTGCCCAGCGCGAGTGTGCAAGTGGTGGAAACCGTGGATCGCGCCGCCGTCGGTGAACTGTTACGTATGGCGCAATACGTCGATGTAATCGTGCCGCGTGGTGGCAAAGGTTTGATCGAGCGCGTGAGCGCAGAGTCGCGCATTCCAGTAATCAAACACTTGGATGGTATTTGTCACGTCTACATCGACGATCAGGCTGATGCTGCGAAAGCGATTGCGGTGGCGGTCAATGCGAAAACGCACCGTTACGGCGTGTGCAATGCGATGGAAACCTTGTTGGTGGCAGAGGCGATTGCGGCTGATATTTTGCCAGCCCTCGCAGCAGAATACGCGCTGAAAGGTGTTGAGTTGCGCGGTTGCGAGCGTACTTGCGCGTTATTACCGCAGGCGATTCCTGCTACCGCAGAAGATTGGTCAACCGAATACCTCGCGCCGATTCTGGCGATTCGTGTTGTGCCGGACATGGCGGCAGCGATTACGCACATTAACGACTATGGCTCACACCACACGGATGCGATTATTACCGAAAACTATACCCGTGCGCGTGCGTTTTTACGCCAAGTTGATTCCAGCTCGGTGATGGTGAATGCTTCTACGCGCTTTGCCGACGGGTTTGAATACGGTTTCGGCGCGGAAATCGGGATTAGCACCGACAAGATCCACGCCCGTGGCCCCGTGGGTTTGGAAGGGCTGACCTCGCAGAAGTTTGTGGTATTGGGTGACGGGCATATTCGCCAATAA
- a CDS encoding DUF1820 family protein — protein sequence MSERSDRIYRISFVNQDKIYEIFAKQVYESDLYGFVVVEEIVFGTQSSVVIDPGEERLKTEFEAVKRSFIPIHSVIRIDEVEKTGISKVHALDGNPTNNVSHFPRPSGSKKHD from the coding sequence TTGAGCGAACGCAGCGACCGCATTTACCGCATATCTTTCGTCAATCAAGACAAGATTTATGAAATTTTCGCCAAACAGGTTTACGAATCTGATCTGTACGGTTTTGTGGTAGTTGAAGAAATTGTGTTTGGTACGCAAAGCAGTGTGGTCATCGATCCCGGTGAAGAACGCCTCAAAACTGAATTCGAGGCAGTGAAACGCAGCTTTATCCCGATTCACTCCGTGATTCGGATTGATGAAGTGGAAAAAACCGGCATTAGCAAAGTGCACGCACTGGATGGCAACCCCACTAACAACGTTAGCCACTTCCCCCGCCCTAGCGGCAGTAAGAAACACGACTAA
- a CDS encoding NADP-dependent isocitrate dehydrogenase, whose protein sequence is MNNETPKVIYTLTDEAPLLATCSLLPIIRTFASGAGIRIIKNDLSLPARTLSEFADYLSSEQRISDDLAILAEMTQQPDSNIIKLPNISASVPQLIATVKELQAAGYPLPDYPEDPQTEAEKTILRRYSKVLGSAVNPVLREGNSDRRVPAAVKRYAQTFPHEMKAWSQASRTHVSHMHGGDFYSSEKCLTLDRACDVRMELVTKSGATIVLKPKVSLLEGEIIDSMFMSKKALCEFYEKQIDDAQQTGVMFSLHVKATMMKVSHPIVFGHCVKIFYKELFDKHGELLKEIGVNPNNGMSSVYEKIATLPTSLREEIERDIHACYEHRPELAMVDSAKGISNLHSPNHVIVDASMPAMIRNGGKMYGPDGRLKDTKAVMPESTFARIYQEIINFCKTHGSFDPRTLGTVPNVGLMAQKAEEYGSHDKTFEIPEDGVARIVDDQGNVLIEQNVEAGDIWRMCQTKDLPIRDWVGLAVRRARESQLPAVFWLDDYRPHEAELIKKVKTYLNDYDLTDVDICIMSPLRGMRFTLERIIRGKSTISVTGNILRDYLTDLFPIMEVGTSAKMLSVVPLMKGGGLYETGAGGTAPILVKQLLEENHLSWDSLGEFLALTVSFEQVARQYGSNKAKVLSETLDEAIGNVLLSDKSPKPRTGELDTRGNHFYLAMYWAQALAKQTEEPEMAEHFSKLAAVLTENEAQILAELKSVQGQPVDIGGYFYADSAMTKAAMRPSSLFSNAIMAARMSGFTAAELDACH, encoded by the coding sequence ATGAATAATGAAACACCAAAGGTCATTTACACACTGACCGACGAAGCGCCACTACTGGCGACTTGTTCTTTGCTACCGATCATCCGTACTTTTGCCTCCGGTGCTGGCATTAGAATTATCAAAAACGATTTGTCCCTACCTGCTCGTACTCTTTCTGAGTTTGCTGACTACCTGAGTTCAGAGCAGCGGATCTCTGACGATTTGGCGATACTGGCTGAGATGACACAGCAGCCGGATAGCAACATTATTAAGCTCCCCAATATCAGTGCCTCCGTGCCGCAATTGATTGCCACGGTCAAAGAACTGCAAGCCGCAGGCTACCCACTGCCAGATTACCCCGAAGACCCGCAAACCGAAGCCGAAAAGACCATTTTGCGCCGTTATTCCAAAGTGCTGGGCAGTGCGGTCAACCCGGTGCTGCGTGAAGGCAACTCGGATCGGCGTGTCCCGGCGGCGGTCAAGCGTTATGCGCAAACCTTTCCCCATGAAATGAAAGCGTGGAGCCAAGCGTCACGCACCCACGTTTCGCACATGCACGGCGGCGATTTCTATAGCAGCGAAAAATGCCTGACGCTGGATCGCGCCTGCGATGTCCGCATGGAGCTGGTCACTAAAAGCGGCGCAACTATCGTGCTCAAGCCCAAGGTTTCCCTGCTGGAAGGCGAAATCATCGACAGTATGTTCATGAGCAAAAAGGCACTGTGCGAGTTCTACGAAAAGCAGATTGATGATGCGCAGCAAACCGGCGTGATGTTCTCGCTGCACGTCAAAGCCACCATGATGAAAGTCTCGCACCCGATTGTGTTCGGTCACTGCGTCAAGATTTTCTACAAAGAGCTGTTCGACAAGCACGGTGAATTGCTCAAAGAGATCGGTGTCAACCCGAACAACGGCATGAGCAGTGTGTATGAAAAGATTGCCACCTTGCCCACATCATTGCGCGAAGAAATCGAGCGCGATATTCATGCCTGTTACGAACACCGCCCGGAATTGGCAATGGTGGATTCCGCCAAAGGCATTTCCAACCTGCATTCCCCGAACCATGTGATTGTGGATGCTTCGATGCCCGCCATGATTCGCAATGGCGGCAAAATGTATGGCCCGGATGGTCGTTTGAAAGACACCAAGGCGGTGATGCCGGAAAGTACCTTTGCCCGCATTTATCAGGAAATCATCAACTTCTGCAAAACCCACGGTTCCTTCGACCCCCGCACGCTGGGTACTGTACCGAACGTCGGTCTGATGGCGCAAAAAGCCGAAGAATACGGTTCGCATGACAAGACCTTTGAAATTCCCGAAGACGGCGTGGCGCGTATTGTCGACGATCAGGGCAATGTCCTGATTGAGCAAAATGTGGAAGCTGGCGACATTTGGCGTATGTGCCAGACCAAAGATTTGCCGATACGTGACTGGGTGGGGCTGGCAGTCAGACGGGCGCGTGAATCGCAATTGCCTGCGGTATTCTGGCTGGATGATTACCGCCCACACGAAGCCGAGCTGATCAAAAAGGTGAAAACCTACCTGAACGATTACGACCTGACGGATGTTGATATTTGCATTATGTCGCCACTGCGCGGGATGCGTTTCACCTTGGAGCGCATTATCCGTGGCAAGAGCACGATTTCTGTTACCGGCAATATTTTACGCGACTACCTGACTGACCTGTTCCCGATTATGGAAGTGGGCACGAGTGCCAAAATGCTGTCGGTTGTGCCATTGATGAAAGGCGGCGGTTTGTATGAAACCGGTGCGGGTGGTACTGCGCCGATACTGGTCAAGCAATTGCTGGAAGAGAACCACCTGAGCTGGGATTCCCTCGGTGAGTTTTTGGCACTGACGGTTTCCTTTGAACAGGTCGCCAGACAATATGGCAGCAATAAAGCCAAGGTGCTGTCTGAAACCTTGGACGAAGCCATCGGCAATGTGCTGTTGAGTGACAAGTCACCGAAACCGCGCACGGGTGAGCTGGATACACGCGGCAATCACTTCTATCTGGCGATGTATTGGGCGCAAGCGCTTGCCAAGCAAACCGAAGAGCCAGAAATGGCGGAACATTTCAGCAAACTGGCAGCCGTGCTGACGGAAAACGAAGCACAAATCCTTGCCGAGCTGAAAAGCGTTCAAGGGCAGCCGGTGGATATTGGCGGCTATTTCTACGCTGATTCTGCCATGACCAAGGCGGCAATGCGTCCGAGCAGCCTCTTCAGCAATGCCATTATGGCGGCACGGATGTCGGGCTTTACGGCTGCGGAACTGGATGCTTGTCATTAA
- a CDS encoding lytic murein transglycosylase, with the protein MGQKLARLVPTVILLAAVLFGYTAVSDRAFDSWKSEFKTLAIGQGIRVDVANAAFRSLLPDHKVLALDAKQPEFTKTVWEYLASATTASRVTAGQARLRTYAPLLNQLHAQYGVPPEYLLAIWGLESNFGSYTGRHNTIRSLATLAYAGNPDRREFWQHQLLAALRIVQNGDMPLSAMRGSWAGALGHTQFIPTTFESYAVDFDGDGKRDLVNSIPDALASTANYLAQSGWQRDKPWGIEVRLPEHFDWSKSDPNFWQPSHVWANESNITLADGSLISNDDNAFVFLPAGHRGPAFLAFRNFNVILKYNNAHNYALAVGHLGDLIQGKPALTGTWPAHEQPLSHAQKAELQELLNALGYSTDGVDGKIGPNTRAALRRWQFDSGLPADGHATLEQLTLLRTLIVPD; encoded by the coding sequence ATGGGACAGAAATTAGCGCGTCTCGTGCCGACCGTTATATTGCTGGCAGCGGTACTATTTGGTTATACCGCTGTTTCAGACCGTGCGTTTGATTCATGGAAAAGTGAGTTTAAAACCTTGGCAATCGGGCAAGGTATTCGTGTGGATGTTGCCAATGCTGCTTTTCGCAGTTTGCTACCAGACCATAAAGTGCTGGCACTGGATGCCAAACAACCTGAATTCACTAAAACCGTTTGGGAATATTTAGCATCCGCCACTACTGCAAGCCGGGTAACCGCCGGACAAGCGCGGTTGCGAACTTACGCCCCACTATTAAATCAACTACACGCACAATACGGCGTACCACCCGAATACTTATTAGCCATTTGGGGGCTAGAAAGTAATTTCGGCAGTTATACCGGTCGCCATAACACCATCCGCTCTTTAGCCACCCTCGCCTACGCAGGCAATCCCGATCGCCGTGAATTTTGGCAGCACCAATTACTTGCAGCACTGCGTATTGTGCAAAACGGCGATATGCCATTGAGTGCTATGCGCGGTTCATGGGCTGGCGCATTGGGGCACACTCAATTTATCCCCACCACGTTTGAGAGCTATGCAGTCGATTTTGACGGTGATGGCAAACGTGATTTAGTCAACAGTATTCCCGACGCACTGGCTTCTACCGCCAATTACCTCGCGCAATCAGGCTGGCAACGTGACAAACCGTGGGGCATTGAGGTGCGCTTGCCTGAGCATTTCGACTGGAGCAAATCCGATCCGAATTTTTGGCAACCCAGCCATGTATGGGCAAACGAAAGCAACATAACACTTGCAGATGGCTCACTCATCAGCAACGACGATAATGCGTTTGTGTTCTTACCTGCCGGGCATCGTGGCCCTGCATTTTTGGCATTTCGTAATTTCAACGTCATTTTGAAATACAATAACGCCCACAACTACGCCCTAGCCGTCGGGCACCTCGGTGATTTAATTCAGGGCAAACCAGCATTAACCGGCACTTGGCCTGCACACGAACAACCACTCAGCCATGCGCAAAAAGCTGAATTGCAGGAGCTGTTAAATGCGCTCGGTTACAGCACTGACGGCGTAGACGGCAAAATAGGCCCCAACACCCGCGCTGCCTTACGCCGTTGGCAATTCGACTCCGGGTTACCTGCCGATGGTCATGCAACACTGGAACAACTCACGCTGCTACGCACCCTCATTGTACCTGACTGA
- a CDS encoding glutamine--tRNA ligase/YqeY domain fusion protein, giving the protein MSETVRPLNFIERIIEEDLNSGKVTAIRTRFPPEPNGYLHLGHAKSIWLNFGLAQRYGGKCNLRMDDTNPAKEEEEYVESIQHDVQWLGYQWDGEVHYASDYFDQLHAWAVYLIEQGKAFVCDLNAEQMREYRGTLTEPGKESPFRTRSVEDNLALFEKMRVGEFEEGACCLRAKIDMASANINLRDPVLYRIKKASHHQTGDKWCIYPSYDYAHGQSDAIEGITHSICTLEFESHRPLYDWCIQNLPVPAEPHQYEFSRLNVNYTVTSKRKLKQLVDENHVAGWDDPRMPTIAGMRRRGYTPKALRDFCEMAGVTKVEGVVDISMLEHAIRNDLNDNSPRAMCVLHPLKVILTNYPEGQTETITAPVHPQREDMGTRALPFGREIFIDQDDFREEANKQYKRLVKGKRVRLRNAYVIEADEAVKDAAGNIIAVHARMIEDTLGKDPADGVKAKGVIHWVAAHDNLDCEVRLYDRLFTDVAPDAGGKNYLDYLNPNSLVILSGCKAEKSLATAGLEDRFQFEREGYFTLDNKHTNADSAVFNRIIGLKDTWEKVA; this is encoded by the coding sequence ATGAGCGAGACTGTCAGACCCCTCAATTTCATTGAACGCATCATCGAAGAAGACCTTAACAGCGGCAAAGTCACCGCCATTCGTACCCGTTTTCCGCCCGAACCCAACGGTTATTTGCACTTGGGTCATGCCAAATCCATTTGGCTGAATTTTGGGTTGGCGCAACGCTACGGCGGCAAATGCAACCTGCGGATGGACGACACCAACCCTGCCAAGGAAGAGGAAGAGTACGTCGAATCCATTCAGCACGATGTGCAGTGGCTCGGTTATCAGTGGGATGGCGAGGTGCATTACGCTTCGGATTACTTCGACCAATTACACGCTTGGGCGGTGTATTTAATTGAGCAAGGCAAAGCCTTTGTGTGCGATTTAAACGCCGAACAAATGCGCGAATACCGTGGCACACTGACCGAACCCGGTAAGGAAAGCCCGTTCCGCACCCGCTCTGTTGAAGACAATCTCGCGCTGTTTGAGAAAATGCGGGTGGGCGAATTTGAGGAAGGCGCGTGCTGTTTGCGTGCCAAAATCGACATGGCTTCCGCCAATATCAATTTGCGTGACCCGGTGTTGTACCGCATCAAAAAAGCCAGCCATCACCAAACTGGCGATAAATGGTGCATTTACCCGTCTTACGATTACGCCCACGGGCAAAGTGACGCGATTGAGGGCATTACCCATTCGATTTGCACCCTCGAATTTGAATCGCACCGCCCGTTGTATGACTGGTGCATCCAAAATTTACCCGTGCCTGCGGAACCGCATCAATACGAATTTTCGCGCCTCAACGTCAATTACACCGTCACCAGCAAGCGCAAACTCAAGCAATTGGTGGATGAAAACCACGTCGCTGGCTGGGATGACCCGCGTATGCCCACCATCGCGGGGATGCGCCGACGCGGTTATACCCCCAAAGCGTTGCGTGATTTTTGCGAAATGGCAGGTGTCACCAAAGTCGAAGGCGTAGTCGACATCAGCATGTTGGAACACGCGATTCGCAACGATTTAAACGACAATTCACCGCGTGCCATGTGTGTATTACACCCGCTCAAAGTGATCCTGACCAATTACCCGGAAGGTCAGACCGAAACCATTACCGCGCCCGTGCATCCGCAACGTGAAGACATGGGAACGCGGGCGTTGCCGTTCGGACGTGAAATTTTCATCGACCAAGACGACTTCCGCGAAGAAGCTAACAAGCAGTACAAACGCTTGGTAAAAGGCAAGCGCGTGCGTCTGCGTAACGCTTACGTGATTGAAGCCGATGAAGCGGTAAAAGATGCGGCAGGTAATATTATTGCAGTCCACGCCCGCATGATTGAAGACACCTTGGGCAAAGATCCAGCCGATGGCGTGAAAGCCAAAGGGGTCATCCACTGGGTAGCCGCGCACGACAATCTGGATTGCGAAGTGCGTTTATACGACCGCCTGTTTACCGATGTAGCCCCGGATGCGGGTGGTAAAAACTACCTCGATTACCTGAACCCCAACAGCTTGGTGATCCTCAGTGGGTGCAAAGCCGAAAAAAGTCTGGCAACCGCTGGCTTAGAAGACCGCTTCCAGTTTGAGCGCGAAGGCTACTTTACCCTTGATAACAAACACACGAACGCCGACAGCGCAGTATTTAACCGCATCATCGGCTTGAAGGATACTTGGGAAAAGGTAGCGTAA
- a CDS encoding VOC family protein gives MHILALHHVSIIVSDTATALGFYRDLLGLDVDDSRPDLGYPGAWLHINATQQIHLLEVPNPESGLIRPTHGGRDRHLALWCDDLDQLAQRLETANIAYSRSKSGRQALFCRDPDDNAVEIMQRPASA, from the coding sequence ATGCATATTCTTGCTTTACACCATGTCAGCATTATCGTAAGCGACACCGCGACCGCGCTGGGTTTTTACCGCGATTTGCTAGGCTTAGATGTAGATGACAGCCGCCCCGACTTGGGTTATCCCGGCGCGTGGCTACACATTAATGCCACGCAACAAATTCACTTACTCGAAGTCCCCAACCCCGAAAGCGGGTTAATTCGCCCCACGCACGGTGGGCGTGACCGCCATTTGGCGTTGTGGTGTGACGATTTGGATCAGCTTGCCCAGCGTTTGGAAACAGCCAATATTGCCTATAGCCGCAGCAAATCCGGCCGACAAGCCTTGTTTTGCCGCGACCCGGACGACAATGCGGTGGAAATCATGCAACGCCCTGCCTCTGCTTGA